Part of the Falco naumanni isolate bFalNau1 chromosome 3, bFalNau1.pat, whole genome shotgun sequence genome is shown below.
cagaaaaatCCATACCAAAACACCCATTCGTCCCCCAAGATTCTCCCCAACCCTTCCTGCCTACCTTGCTCCACTCCATTAAAAGCTATTCAGTACACCAACTTTTAACCCCACGAGAACAAAAAACAAGTCAAGAGGAGTGGCAGGCAAAAAATAAGACCATTCCCTCCCCTACCCCAGTTGTGGTTAAATgttgaaaaaggagaaatgacaGAGTCTTTGTACCATCAAGAAAGACTGCTAGCAATACAGGGTTTACAATGATAATGATGGGCAGCAGTATGAAATTCCAATAGTTTATGTTCCCTTTAAATAATTAAGATTCAGTTTTCAGCATCCTTGGTAGCACAGCGCTGACTGTGCACAGTGGCATTTAATCTTTATGGGTTCAGCATTCAGCAGATTTCAGATTTTCCAACAGTTGGCTAGGAAGCATCCCACTACACGCCTTCGCAGCGTGTAATTCTAGCACTATTAACACTTGAAATCAGCAATGGCAGCCTTGTGCAAACACTCCGCTGCCATTGCTGTGCGATGTGTAGCTAAACCAGTACCTGTGACTGTAGCCTTGGATTCCCTGGGTACACCCAGGCTCTCTGCAGGAAATGAATGGCTTACttgtagtgggttttttttttccacttcaagGAAAGCAGTGTCCTGTGGTGGATTCAGCCTGTCTGCTTTCATTGTTGTACTAGAAAGATGTCAATTGTggcctttttatttattatgttttataacATAGTTATTATTATGTAAAGTCTGTGAGGGCCACTGAGGTAATTAAAGAGCATGAGTTGAGTATGTAACCTGCACTTAGTTACGGGTAAGTCCGGTGTTGGGTGTCATCACGTGCAGGAGGATCGCGTTATAACATTTAACAGCTGTGGGATTCATGTGTCTCCATGCTAATTAAAGCACTGGATTAAGGGACATCTGTTCAGGCAGAGTCCCTTGCATGCactgcccagcagagctgctatGAATTCTGGCCCATACATGTTTGTTTTAGGAAGCAAACTGGCAGGAAAGTGAGTTTTTGTTAACACAAGAGCTCGGTAAAAAAACTTAACTCTGCATTGATAAACCGTTTCTACACAAATTTCCCAGCTAGAGGTTGGACTTGGTATTTGGGGAGGGGAGTTGGCTTTGTTTTGGACTCATTTTTAATTGGAGTAGTCATTTACATAGCTTTTAGCCTCATGGAGATCTGCAGCTGAGTTAGTAGACTTGAGCAGGTGATTGGTAATGGGCACTCCTGGGAGTCCTTTGGGAGCACCTAATACTGCCTACACTCTGACGGAGCTGAACGGCTATGCACTTGCACTGAAATGTCTGGTGTACAGAGCTGCTAGTGAGACTATTTACATGCAGTGGCCTTTGTTTTATTACACCATGATTAcaataattttaacttttgtctctctcttccttcttccatcTTTATCATATAGAATCAACAGTACAGGCAGCCATTCCTAGCCTACCCATCTCTTTACATCCCATGAACCAATTGGGATTATGGGGCCATTAACACACAGgcttcatttgttttttgtaggctctgtgtgtgtgtgtacaaatataagtatatacatacacacttGTGTATGTATGTCTATTATTCAGATGCTGCGTGCAAAAATACATAcgtatatatatgtacatatattacagtatttctgttttcaaggcAGCTTTTTGAAAACATGGTTGTATCCTCCCTTAGCTATCAGGCTGCACACCAAACCCACATTCTGCTGGCCTTGAATGCTCTGCCCAGTGTTTTCCAGGCATGTCCATAGTCTTCTGATTGACCCCTCCTTTGCACTAGCTCCCTATGAACTTCCTTCCTATAGGGCAACCTGGTGTAAGTCTGCGTAACAAACTAACCAGCTTCAGTGATTTGGGCTctctcagcagtgctggcacagggagggtGGATGCCAGAGGACAATGTTTTGAGTTGCAGCCCCTGAATCCAAACGTCTCGGGGAGATTTTTCAAGTATCAGAGAAATACTGCAGGACTACCCGAACTGCAACTCTGGAGGGACACAGACAATTCAGAAGTCACTCTCAGTGACCCTGAAGCTTTGTAACAGAGGGTTTGCCTTGCTGTGTGTCTCTTTCCCCATGATTTAACCTGCATATAGCTTGTCACCCGGAAATCTACAGGATGCCAAAGAGCAGGAGCTAATTTATGTGTCTTCACTGGCTAATGCCTTCACCTAAACCTCGAAGCTGAAGACAATGTCCTCCTTCTGATTCCTTTGCTACCATATAGGCTGCATATAAGGTAAAACAATGCCTATAGCTTCCAGCCATGTCAAAAATTACAAAGATAATTACGAATTTATCAAAGGGTTACCTCCTCATTAATGTTAAGACCATGACTCTTTGCATGTTGTCTGTCGCATCGGTGAAGATTTTTGTTGTAGCCCTCTGGTCTTTTAAAAATGGCATCATATGTGGAAACATCTCCTGTCTtgagaaaagggggggaaatggTTAATTCACAGTATTGCTTAACTTCACAGGTTACAGAATATCTGTAGTCAAATCAATACTTAAACAGTGCACATACAGCATTAGATGATGACAATTGTAATACTACTGAGCTACCATTGGCAAGTTTGGGTCACTGCTTTGGAACAGTCTGCAATAAAAATTACCTAATGACAGGTGGTatctttttttaagtctgttCAGCTCTGAAATTTCCCTTGTGGCCATTTACCTCATTTCTTCCCTGTAATCTGTTGTAACTTTAGGAAATTTAactgctttatttgttttaactttCTGAACTTCATATTCtccttctttcatctttttgtcAAATGATCTGGCACTGTAATGTAAAAGGAATGCAGGCATTTTCAAGATTCATTTGTTATGAAAAAGACAAAGGTATCCTGCAGTGGAATCACTAATTGATTTTTGATTAAAGCAGAACTGAGAAGAGTTCAGAAACAGGTAATCCTGTGATCCAGTAGTATGCATGTATCTGTCACATATGAAAATACAGCACACTCCAAGTCATAATTTTATAGTATTTATGATACCTGTTGACATAATTGCATCCAAATAAGCAACATTAAAGATAAGCAACATTAAGGATCTGATGTGctaacaaatgcattttttaaatccaaTCAAGAAGTTCTCATCAATGGAGTCAAAGgaatttcaaaaccaaaaagtttttaaggaaacaaaagcaaaatactctGTTGAAGTAGGCTGTCTGTTGTTAGTTAATGAACTTTATTAAAAGGTCTATATTCTGGTAAATATGTCAATCAATCACTGGTTTTGTGCAGGGCTGACTACAAATTTGAAAAATTGTGCattttgttgggcttttttttacCTCTAATTTTACAGTGTGCCAAATTTAGCCTTTGAAAAACTCCTGTATCTTGAGTCTGACAATTTACAATGCTATCCTCCAAAAATAGTCAAGTCAGGGCAGGTCATGAAGGCTATAATGGTTCCATTGAAAGGAAACCATAGTTAAGAGTGCTAGTGAGGCACTGATGTAATCACAGGCTTCATTTGGAAGGGTATCTCCATTGCTTGGTTCTGCCAAGAGGAGAAAGGTGGTTTGATATTTAACCTATCCATCCCAtcatttctcagaaaacatcAAGCCCCAGAGAATTATTTCAGGCATGTTCAAGAGCATCCTGCATCTAATTTgtcactattattattattactattatttttattattattactactactactactactactattactattgttctgtgttttcttgcttctcctttcctcctcacactACCAGTTTCATTCAGAATTTTAGAGGGCATCTGATTTGTGCTAACCACTGGGAATGTTATTTGCTCCTTCGTTTTTAATAACATGGTATTATTTGTCCATTATTCGTTACCTGTGTAACAGCGGATAAGTCACCCTTTCTGAAACTCACAGATAGGTAGCCAGCCTGTTATGTTAAACACTAGCCCTGTCCCGGACGGTCTGTTTAAGATCTTCTGCCAGATGCGTAGAGGAAACACTTCTGTGCTCAATACACTTATAaacttttgctgttgtttctctTTGTTGTCAAATGCTGACTTAGCTGGCctggatggtggtggtggtgatggtgagCTGTTTCTTAAACCCTTCAGAGCCAGGGGCTCACACAGAGCAGATAATAAATTTGCACTCAGAGTGGGCATCCTCTGTGTACTGCAACTGAAGCTAAGCACTCTACTAAAGCCAAGCACTTTGCAAACATTCATTAACATTCCAGACACACATAAAATAGGTAATAGCTTTCTCCATgccacagaagaagaaatactgCACAAACTATCTACAGTAACTGATGTAAAGCAATCAAGGGAGGAACTGTAGGCTAAGGGATTAAAAGGTAGGAATTTCTGGCTTCTGGCCATTTGCTGAGCGCATCCTCATTTTACTTCTCTCTGCTTCAGTCTCTGACACAGAGTTGGTTTTAAGTATTTAAGCTGCAAAAAGGAACGAAATTCCTTTTcctgtataaataaaaaatttcaaattatcTAATTCCTTAATTGGACAGAAGAATGGGTTGAATCTGCTTCCTCCCCTGTGGCCATGGCCTGTGCTGTGAAGAAACCTATTAAACAGCTGTTACCGCTTTTTGTTTCCATGCCACTGGAGCAGCATTTTCCACAAACCAGGTCACTGGGAATGTGAAAACAGACTTTATATTGTAAGCAAAAACTCTACCATATGTTTGCTAATTCCATGCAAATTGGATAGACTGAGAGCTCCACCAGTCACAAGTGCACCATGCCAGCCCTCTGACCTGCCCTAGCCTTACTCTTGTGCTCTCCCTACCATGTTTTGTTAAGTATGGCGCTGACTGTGCCTGCTTGCCTTTGGCTCAGAGCACCTTCCCAAGGTAATGCTGAAATCAACACGCAAGGGTCTGACATTACACGTCTACCTGTCTTTCAGCAGGGTCACCCCGTCAATGCAGGAAATTTGCTGTTCCTTTAATACCCAGTGCTGTACTATGGTCTGTAACCTGCCCACATTCCAGGGCTATAGACCTGCAAACTCTCACAAGCCACCAGTCCTCTTGCTGCCCAGTGCTCTGTGTAATCAGCAGCCTATCACTTGGGTGGGGAGGACATTCATGGGGTGTATTTAttgttataaataaatacacattgCCTAATACTGATGCATTACATTGATAtaacaaacatttcagaattttttcatgttatttttttggaggaaaaattaGTTAAGTTCAATGTCTCATATGACacttttcagagagaaaaaggttTGCACCCAGGAAGTGTAGCCCAGCTGAGGCTGAAGGTGTAAGATTGtcttcatttctggttttaaatatgAGGACAGAGAGAATGAGGAAAAAGGGTGATATAATGCAGCAGAGATTGAGGAGTAAGGCACCTTACTAGTCTGCTTGAGTTACCACGTTAGTGCAACACCTTCAGAAGCATTCAGTTATCAAGGCATATATTGCTGTTATTGTTTTGAGTAGctctattttctttattaaagcTGAGCATATAGAAAAGTTGTGCAGTGCACACTGaaaaccttttgaaaacaaagcactttctttttaaagggtTCCCAAGAGTGTgcattaacagaaaaaacaaaggtgctgcatccagccctAGTGGCAGATGATGCCCTTCCTAGTGTTCTCCCTAAAGATGTCTCCCATTTTGGTTGGTCTTTAATCCCTGGCAAACCACGTCTCCCTTGCCATCCAGTGGAAGGCATTACCCTCATTTTACATCCAGAAGTAGCAAACACTCATTACACTTCACAAAGGCCTCTCCAGATGAAACCTGCTGTTCAGACACGAGATAGCCTTACTCGCCACTAACGTAtggtgtttctgctgctctttgaGATATTAGTGGGGTTTTCTTAGGCATCTGCCAGACCAGGTCCCTCACGACGCCCTTGCACAGGGACCACGCACCGCTACACAGAAACCCAGGGGAAGGCTCGGCCCTGCGGCCCTGCCAGGCCCCGGTTCGCCCCGGCTCGCCGCCTTCCCGCCCTCACCTTGGCCGGCCGGTGGAAGTAACTGAGCTCCGGAGGCCCTTCCCGCCTGGCCGGGACGTGGCTGAAGGCGGAGAGGGCAGAGAGGGGAGGCTGCCGCCTCCCTCCTGCCGCGCTACCGGGTGCCTCCTCCGGCCGTCCCGGCCCTCCCGTCACCGGGTCCGCAGCTGGGCCGGGGTCCGCCATGCTGCCGCCGTTACCCGGCAACACTCTGCCGCCGCCCGCGGGTGGCctgcggcggggggagggcccgggcggcgggggtATGGGCCCGGCAGGGTGTCCCGTAGCGCCGCCAAACGAGCTGCCggcgcggggggcagcgggccAAGCCCCTCCCGGGCGCGACCCCGAGCCTGAGGCAGCCCGACGTGAaccggccccgcggcgcggctGGGCTCTGGTGGTTGCGGCCCCGGCGGAGCCCAGGGCGCTCCCGCAGGGCGCTGTTGAACTTGCCGGTGTGAGTTCCCGGGTACCCCGCAGTAAGGTTCCGGGCCCAGCCTGGAGCCGCGGCTACCCTGCCGCCTCAGCGGGCAGCAAGCCctgcggcccggcccggggctaCGGCAGCGCCCCCCGGCCAGCGCCCCCGTCACGTACAGATCCtggggaggaa
Proteins encoded:
- the C3H5orf49 gene encoding uncharacterized protein C5orf49 homolog; amino-acid sequence: MADPGPAADPVTGGPGRPEEAPGSAAGGRRQPPLSALSAFSHVPARREGPPELSYFHRPAKTGDVSTYDAIFKRPEGYNKNLHRCDRQHAKSHGLNINEEEMARPVAVLSSSEHGRRINKPIEQPIRDHTRINHVQAEFYRKNGITCLLEKPSPSLDPC